From Alcaligenes faecalis, the proteins below share one genomic window:
- a CDS encoding IS5 family transposase: MSQLSFSEAEFAGKRKQTRREKFLNEMDRTVPWDYLAGEIAKHYPQEGKVGRQPYPIEAMLRIHFMQQWFNLSDPAMEEALYDSFSMRQFAKLPGGRAPDETTILNFRHLLEKHNIAEEMFEGVNLLLQDYGLMVRRGTIVDATIIDAPSSTKNAQGARDPEMHQTKKGNNYFFGMKAHIGVDLHTGLVHSMVGTAANVADVTQVDGLLHGEEELVLGDAGYQGVGKREEHQGRDVQWHIALRPSLRKRLSKTVQSLQDAYEYTKASLRAKVEHPFRVIKRQFGYTKVRYRGLAKNTAQLLTLFTLSNLWMARRHLMAEVRP, translated from the coding sequence ATGAGCCAACTGAGTTTTTCTGAAGCGGAATTTGCCGGTAAGCGCAAGCAGACACGCCGTGAGAAGTTCTTGAACGAGATGGATCGCACGGTGCCGTGGGATTACCTGGCCGGTGAGATTGCCAAGCACTACCCGCAAGAAGGCAAGGTGGGTCGCCAGCCGTATCCCATTGAGGCGATGCTGCGGATTCACTTCATGCAGCAATGGTTCAACCTGAGCGACCCGGCGATGGAAGAGGCGTTGTACGACAGTTTTTCGATGCGCCAGTTCGCCAAGCTGCCCGGTGGTCGTGCGCCGGACGAGACGACGATTCTGAACTTTCGTCACCTGCTTGAGAAGCACAACATTGCCGAAGAAATGTTCGAAGGCGTGAACCTGCTGCTGCAAGACTATGGGCTGATGGTGCGCCGGGGAACGATTGTGGACGCGACGATCATCGATGCGCCCAGCTCGACGAAGAACGCCCAGGGCGCGCGGGACCCCGAGATGCACCAGACCAAGAAAGGCAATAACTATTTCTTCGGCATGAAGGCGCACATTGGGGTCGATCTGCATACGGGCCTGGTGCATTCGATGGTAGGTACCGCGGCCAACGTGGCGGATGTGACGCAGGTCGATGGGCTGCTGCACGGTGAGGAAGAACTGGTCTTGGGTGATGCGGGCTATCAAGGTGTGGGCAAGCGCGAAGAGCACCAGGGGCGCGATGTGCAGTGGCATATTGCGTTGCGCCCGAGCCTGCGCAAGAGATTGAGCAAGACGGTGCAATCGTTGCAAGACGCCTATGAATACACCAAGGCCAGCCTGCGGGCCAAGGTGGAGCATCCGTTTCGGGTGATCAAACGGCAGTTCGGCTACACGAAGGTGAGGTATAGGGGGCTGGCGAAAAACACCGCGCAGTTGCTGACGCTGTTCACGTTGAGCAATCTGTGGATGGCGCGACGACATTTGATGGCAGAGGTGCGCCCATAG